The proteins below come from a single Salinilacihabitans rarus genomic window:
- a CDS encoding LSM domain-containing protein, with amino-acid sequence MSGRPLDVLEASLGERVSVRLKSGEEYVGDLTGYDQHMNLVLEDVTVPLEDGMGEEASAEDTTIIRGDNVVSITP; translated from the coding sequence ATGAGCGGACGACCGCTGGACGTCCTCGAGGCGTCCCTCGGCGAACGGGTCTCGGTGCGCCTCAAGAGCGGCGAGGAGTACGTCGGCGACCTGACGGGGTACGACCAGCACATGAACCTCGTCCTCGAAGACGTGACGGTACCCCTCGAGGACGGAATGGGAGAGGAGGCGTCGGCCGAAGACACAACCATTATACGCGGCGACAACGTCGTCTCGATCACTCCATGA
- a CDS encoding lactate racemase domain-containing protein, producing MTRVELPLGTGTVAAAFPDCEVTVADPPGGAPVDVRAAAERALADPHGPPLADRVDPGDEVAVVVTDRTRAVPDDVLLDVLLAELADCGVPRERVTVVIGLGLHRPMTDAEIESMLGPHADLAVNHDPEAVVEVGAVEGSETRRVPVEIGRPVADADVVCSTGVVEPHQYAGFSGGAKTVAIGAGSESLIGYTHGPAMLAREGVRLGRIEGNPFREAIDAAGDLAGVEFCLNLTHGPAGVLGVSAGDHRAVVADLAAVARDALSVPVPADRAFDVAVCGVGAPKDATLYQATRAATYVALGDRNPLCDGGRLVVPARLDEGAGAGTGERRFYRRLREATDADALYESMLDGYEPGAQRAFVVARVLREHDVWVTNSRAPDVVEECLLTAADDVTDAVDPGDEVLVVPDALNALLVDAR from the coding sequence GTGACACGCGTCGAACTGCCCCTCGGGACGGGGACGGTCGCGGCCGCGTTCCCCGACTGCGAGGTGACGGTCGCCGACCCGCCCGGCGGCGCCCCCGTCGACGTCCGCGCGGCCGCCGAACGCGCGCTCGCCGACCCTCACGGCCCGCCGCTGGCCGACCGGGTCGACCCCGGCGACGAGGTCGCGGTCGTCGTCACCGACCGCACGCGGGCGGTCCCGGACGACGTCCTCCTCGACGTCCTCCTCGCGGAACTGGCCGACTGCGGCGTCCCCCGCGAGCGGGTGACGGTCGTGATCGGCCTCGGCCTCCACCGGCCGATGACCGACGCCGAGATCGAGTCGATGCTCGGCCCGCACGCCGATCTGGCGGTCAACCACGACCCGGAGGCGGTCGTCGAGGTGGGCGCGGTCGAGGGGAGCGAGACGCGCCGCGTCCCCGTCGAGATCGGACGCCCCGTCGCGGACGCCGACGTCGTCTGTTCGACCGGCGTCGTCGAGCCACACCAGTACGCGGGCTTCTCCGGCGGCGCGAAGACGGTCGCCATCGGCGCGGGGAGCGAGTCGCTGATCGGCTACACCCACGGCCCGGCGATGCTCGCGCGCGAGGGGGTCCGCCTCGGCCGGATCGAGGGCAACCCCTTCCGCGAGGCGATCGACGCGGCCGGCGACCTCGCCGGCGTCGAGTTCTGTCTGAACCTGACCCACGGCCCCGCGGGGGTCCTCGGCGTGAGCGCCGGCGACCACCGGGCGGTCGTCGCCGACCTCGCGGCCGTCGCCCGCGACGCGCTCTCGGTCCCGGTCCCCGCCGACCGCGCGTTCGACGTCGCCGTCTGCGGCGTCGGCGCGCCGAAGGACGCGACCCTCTATCAGGCGACGCGGGCGGCGACCTACGTCGCCCTCGGCGACCGGAACCCGCTGTGCGACGGCGGTCGACTCGTCGTCCCCGCGCGACTGGATGAGGGTGCGGGCGCGGGAACCGGCGAGCGCCGCTTCTACCGGCGCCTCCGGGAGGCGACGGACGCCGACGCGCTCTACGAGTCGATGCTGGACGGGTACGAACCCGGCGCCCAGCGGGCGTTCGTCGTCGCGCGCGTCCTCCGCGAGCACGACGTCTGGGTGACGAACAGTCGGGCCCCCGACGTCGTCGAGGAGTGCCTGCTGACCGCCGCGGACGACGTGACCGACGCCGTCGACCCCGGCGACGAGGTGCTCGTCGTGCCCGACGCGCTGAACGCGCTGCTGGTCGACGCCCGCTGA
- a CDS encoding AAA domain-containing protein produces the protein MNVRGTVAGEVAVRTVETSYGESDLAEVPCRLESVGDDADGPTAEDPEVATVTLWGKWTESADLLEPGMELLVTDAEEREFRGETQYSTTGDSYVVVEPSFLVNVTAIRNWVECPRLYYLNKLSGVPLNYPVVKGTLVHEVFGDLLRGRDLEEAIEDRVDGRGLELGLLGESPEAVREDVRQNAAAIEGWLEQGRLTEEDDWRSEQLLISETFGIRGRADAIRRGAPVELKTGKNLRKEPRFKDKVQAACYALLLEENGDEVDTGTLLYTKNSALDRNEETGDLTPAKDFSMGAGLLKYVVRLRNEIAAMEYDDGVPTGHEGDAKCEYCFERDACMVVSGRLDQESKAGRIGEPLPEAERDHFERFYRAIEEERRAVHREYAKLWEQTAAERADDDRALVDLEFLGKRPLDGGRWELRARQRDAATSKLREGDLVLASDGHPVRGEAELARIERLGDEIVLTADEPVEVARLDVYPSELTTDRLLVALHDALLKGDERRKDVLFGRTEPQFEDPGETFIDNNDAQDEAVRKAVGAEDCALIHGPPGTGKTYTIARAVRAMVDRGERVLLSAFTNRAVDNALEALLEAGIDPDDIVRVGSESGVREDMESLRLERSGDPGERVAELREASVVAATTAACGSRVMKEQTFDAALVDEAAQLTEPGTYAAIELADRFVLVGDHQQLPPVVRAENDLSESLFERLVDRYPEAGVMLDRQYRMNQRIQAFASREFYDGALRPATPAVASRTLEDLDGVSRDALPPELRDPVSFLAVEGDGDRYTDDAEAGRIADLIATYEAAGLDRSAIGVVAPFRAQVSTISERVPDDVTVDTVDRFQGSSQEVIVVSFTATGTLEGPIFEDYRRINVALTRPKRALVLVGDPRALESDPVYARMLEWARASR, from the coding sequence GTGAACGTACGCGGAACGGTCGCGGGCGAGGTGGCGGTCCGGACCGTCGAGACGAGTTACGGCGAGAGCGACCTCGCCGAGGTGCCGTGTCGCCTCGAATCGGTCGGCGACGACGCGGACGGCCCGACCGCCGAGGACCCCGAGGTCGCCACCGTGACGCTGTGGGGCAAGTGGACCGAGTCGGCCGACCTGCTCGAACCGGGGATGGAACTGCTCGTCACCGACGCCGAGGAGCGGGAGTTCCGCGGCGAGACCCAGTACTCGACGACCGGCGACTCCTACGTCGTCGTCGAGCCGTCGTTTCTGGTGAACGTCACCGCGATCCGAAACTGGGTCGAGTGTCCCCGGCTCTACTACCTCAACAAGCTCTCGGGAGTGCCGCTGAACTACCCCGTCGTCAAGGGGACGCTCGTCCACGAGGTGTTCGGGGACCTCCTGCGGGGTCGGGACCTCGAAGAGGCCATCGAGGACCGCGTCGACGGGCGCGGCCTCGAACTGGGCCTGCTCGGGGAGTCCCCCGAGGCGGTCCGCGAGGACGTCCGGCAGAACGCGGCGGCCATCGAGGGCTGGCTCGAACAGGGTCGGCTGACCGAGGAGGACGACTGGCGCTCGGAGCAGTTGCTCATCAGCGAGACGTTCGGCATCCGCGGGCGGGCCGACGCCATCCGGCGGGGCGCGCCGGTCGAACTCAAGACGGGCAAGAACCTCCGCAAGGAGCCCCGGTTCAAGGACAAGGTGCAGGCGGCCTGCTACGCGCTGTTGCTGGAGGAGAACGGCGACGAGGTCGACACCGGGACGTTGCTGTACACGAAGAACTCGGCGCTCGACCGCAACGAGGAGACGGGCGATCTCACCCCCGCGAAGGACTTCTCGATGGGCGCGGGCCTGCTGAAGTACGTCGTCCGCCTGCGCAACGAGATCGCCGCGATGGAGTACGACGACGGCGTCCCCACGGGTCACGAGGGCGACGCCAAGTGCGAGTACTGCTTCGAGCGGGACGCCTGCATGGTCGTCTCCGGCCGCCTCGACCAGGAGTCGAAGGCCGGGCGGATCGGGGAGCCGCTGCCCGAGGCGGAACGCGACCACTTCGAGCGGTTCTACCGCGCGATCGAGGAGGAGCGTCGCGCGGTCCACCGCGAGTACGCGAAGCTCTGGGAGCAGACGGCCGCGGAACGCGCCGACGACGACCGCGCGCTGGTCGACCTCGAGTTCCTCGGGAAGCGCCCGCTCGACGGCGGCCGCTGGGAACTGCGCGCGCGCCAGCGCGACGCGGCGACCTCGAAGCTCCGCGAGGGCGACCTCGTGCTCGCGAGCGACGGCCACCCGGTCCGCGGCGAGGCGGAACTCGCGCGGATCGAGCGCCTCGGCGACGAAATCGTCCTGACCGCGGACGAACCGGTCGAGGTCGCCCGCCTCGACGTCTACCCCTCCGAACTCACCACCGACCGCCTGCTCGTCGCGCTCCACGACGCCCTGCTGAAAGGCGACGAGCGCCGCAAGGACGTCCTGTTCGGGCGCACCGAACCGCAGTTCGAGGACCCCGGCGAGACCTTTATCGACAACAACGACGCGCAGGACGAGGCCGTGCGCAAGGCCGTCGGCGCCGAGGACTGCGCGCTGATCCACGGCCCGCCGGGCACCGGGAAGACGTACACCATCGCCCGGGCCGTCCGCGCGATGGTCGACCGCGGCGAGCGCGTCCTGCTGTCGGCGTTTACCAATCGCGCGGTCGACAACGCGCTCGAAGCGCTGCTGGAGGCGGGGATCGACCCCGACGATATCGTTCGCGTCGGCAGCGAGAGCGGCGTCCGCGAGGACATGGAGTCGCTGCGACTCGAACGGTCGGGCGACCCCGGCGAGCGCGTCGCCGAACTCCGGGAGGCCAGCGTGGTCGCGGCGACGACCGCGGCCTGTGGCTCGCGGGTGATGAAAGAACAGACCTTCGACGCGGCGCTGGTCGACGAGGCGGCCCAGTTGACCGAACCCGGCACCTACGCGGCGATCGAACTGGCCGACCGGTTCGTCCTCGTCGGCGACCACCAGCAACTCCCGCCCGTGGTGCGCGCCGAGAACGACCTCTCCGAGTCGCTGTTCGAGCGCCTCGTCGACCGCTACCCGGAGGCGGGGGTCATGCTCGACCGCCAGTACCGGATGAACCAGCGCATTCAGGCGTTCGCCTCCCGGGAGTTCTACGACGGCGCCCTCCGGCCCGCGACGCCCGCGGTGGCGAGTCGCACGCTGGAGGACCTCGACGGCGTCTCGCGGGACGCCCTCCCGCCGGAGCTACGCGACCCCGTCTCGTTCCTCGCGGTCGAGGGCGACGGCGACCGCTACACCGACGACGCGGAGGCCGGGCGGATCGCCGACCTGATAGCGACGTACGAGGCGGCGGGGCTCGACCGCTCGGCGATCGGCGTCGTCGCCCCCTTCCGCGCGCAGGTGTCGACGATCTCCGAGCGCGTGCCCGACGACGTGACCGTCGACACCGTCGACCGCTTCCAGGGGTCGAGTCAGGAGGTGATCGTCGTCTCGTTTACGGCCACGGGGACGCTCGAAGGCCCGATCTTCGAGGACTACCGGCGGATCAACGTCGCGCTCACCCGGCCGAAGCGGGCGCTCGTGCTCGTCGGCGACCCGCGGGCGCTTGAGTCGGATCCGGTCTACGCCCGGATGCTCGAGTGGGCGCGGGCTAGTCGGTGA
- a CDS encoding nuclear transport factor 2 family protein: MDTDVEDAEEAVRAYYDALRRGEPLAPFFRDDEATVKVGVSESLFGGDDVAAGLREQDRTTEEWSVESDRLTVGRRGDCAWFADEVALAWTDRETGQRWRFDTRWSGTLLRDPDEEGWSFASMHVSAPRNI, from the coding sequence ATGGACACGGACGTCGAGGACGCCGAGGAGGCCGTTCGAGCCTACTACGACGCCCTGCGCCGGGGCGAGCCCCTGGCACCGTTCTTCCGCGACGACGAGGCCACCGTGAAGGTCGGCGTGAGCGAGTCGCTGTTCGGCGGCGACGACGTCGCGGCGGGACTGCGCGAACAGGACCGCACGACCGAGGAGTGGTCGGTCGAGAGCGACCGCCTGACCGTCGGCCGGCGCGGCGACTGCGCCTGGTTCGCCGACGAGGTCGCACTCGCGTGGACCGACCGCGAGACCGGCCAGCGGTGGCGGTTCGACACCCGCTGGAGCGGGACGCTGCTTCGCGACCCCGACGAGGAGGGGTGGTCGTTCGCGTCGATGCACGTCAGCGCGCCGCGGAACATATGA
- a CDS encoding carotenoid oxygenase family protein, whose translation MTGYEPGFRTLERERDGVDLPVEGEVPAWLSGALVRNGPAKFEVDGERVAHWFDGLAMLHKFRFDGGDVTYSNRFLRTDAYRRATEEGRLTGQFATAGSYRERLRSLVRTPTDNASVNVARIGGEHVALTETPRRVRFDPETLATLGDLAYADDLPAHHVTAHPCRDPERGETVAYATEFGRPSRYRIYRVPDDRPERIEIASIAVDRPAYLHSFGLTRRYVVLVEPPFVVNPLRFLLPGGAGFVDRYRWRPKRGTRWLVVDRESGDVVTRRRTTALFFFHVVDAFETDGDVVVDLVAYDDATIVENLFLSSLDGPGGLQTADGELTRVHLPLDGDSVRRRRLYRGMELPRVAPTAWGRPARYAYGQLTGRAGGNGLVKVDLGTGEAEEWFEEGYYAEEPVFVPAPDAEGEREDRGVVLATVLDVDAERSFLLVLDGETFAERARAPLPHHLPFGFHGEFFPAVTD comes from the coding sequence GTGACGGGCTACGAACCGGGGTTCCGAACGCTCGAACGCGAACGCGACGGCGTCGACCTGCCGGTCGAGGGCGAAGTGCCGGCGTGGCTCTCGGGCGCGCTCGTCCGCAACGGCCCCGCGAAGTTCGAGGTCGACGGCGAGCGCGTCGCCCACTGGTTCGACGGGCTGGCGATGCTGCACAAGTTCCGGTTCGACGGCGGCGACGTGACCTACTCGAACCGGTTCCTGCGGACCGACGCCTACCGGCGGGCGACCGAGGAGGGACGGCTCACCGGCCAGTTCGCGACCGCGGGGAGCTACCGCGAGCGCCTCCGGTCGCTCGTGCGGACGCCGACGGACAACGCCAGCGTGAACGTCGCGAGGATCGGCGGCGAGCACGTCGCGCTGACGGAGACGCCCCGGCGGGTGCGGTTCGACCCCGAGACGCTGGCGACGCTGGGCGACCTCGCGTACGCCGACGACCTCCCCGCCCACCACGTCACCGCCCACCCCTGCCGCGACCCCGAGCGCGGCGAGACGGTCGCCTACGCGACCGAGTTCGGCCGCCCCAGCCGGTACCGCATCTACCGCGTCCCCGACGACCGCCCCGAGCGGATCGAGATCGCCTCCATCGCGGTCGACAGACCCGCCTACCTCCACAGCTTCGGGCTCACCCGGCGGTACGTCGTCCTCGTCGAACCGCCGTTCGTCGTGAACCCGCTGCGGTTCCTCCTGCCCGGCGGGGCCGGCTTCGTCGACCGCTACCGGTGGCGGCCCAAGCGGGGCACCCGCTGGCTCGTCGTCGACCGCGAGTCGGGCGACGTCGTGACGCGGCGGCGGACGACCGCGCTCTTCTTCTTCCACGTCGTCGACGCCTTCGAGACCGACGGCGACGTCGTCGTCGACCTCGTGGCCTACGACGACGCGACGATCGTCGAGAACCTGTTCCTGTCGTCGCTCGACGGCCCCGGCGGACTCCAGACGGCCGACGGCGAACTCACGCGCGTCCACCTCCCCCTCGACGGCGACAGCGTCCGCCGCCGGCGGCTCTACCGCGGGATGGAACTCCCCCGCGTCGCGCCGACGGCGTGGGGCCGACCCGCGCGGTACGCCTACGGCCAGCTAACCGGCCGCGCGGGCGGCAACGGCCTCGTGAAGGTCGACCTCGGGACCGGCGAGGCCGAGGAGTGGTTCGAGGAGGGGTACTACGCCGAGGAACCGGTGTTCGTGCCGGCGCCGGACGCCGAGGGCGAGCGCGAGGACCGCGGCGTCGTCCTCGCGACGGTCCTCGACGTCGACGCCGAGCGCTCGTTCCTGCTCGTCCTCGACGGCGAGACGTTCGCCGAGCGGGCGCGGGCGCCGCTGCCCCACCACCTTCCGTTCGGCTTCCACGGCGAGTTCTTCCCGGCGGTCACCGACTAG
- a CDS encoding SPW repeat protein — protein MSDSGRRDEGDERDAVRRDEVGARAGTGGTDAVAVDPERDPRDEPTQIAAEERRRSTPFGSAIVAAVGAWVVASAFFFETGAASLWNNVVVGAVVFLAAGYNVYRVSNDVPPSTGVGSLVTVLGLWLIASAALLGMLGGLFWSTVVSGLLIAGLAGYNAYESREARTVAGEGARVR, from the coding sequence ATGAGCGACTCGGGCCGGCGCGACGAGGGCGACGAGCGCGACGCCGTCCGGCGCGACGAGGTCGGCGCCCGCGCGGGGACCGGCGGCACCGACGCGGTGGCGGTCGACCCGGAGCGTGACCCCCGGGACGAGCCCACGCAGATCGCCGCCGAGGAGCGCCGGCGCAGCACGCCGTTCGGCAGCGCAATCGTGGCCGCGGTCGGCGCGTGGGTCGTCGCTTCGGCGTTCTTCTTCGAGACCGGGGCGGCGTCGCTGTGGAACAACGTCGTCGTCGGCGCGGTCGTCTTCCTCGCGGCCGGCTACAACGTCTACCGGGTGTCGAACGACGTCCCGCCGAGTACCGGGGTCGGCTCGCTCGTCACCGTACTGGGTCTCTGGCTGATCGCGTCCGCGGCCCTCCTCGGAATGCTCGGCGGCCTCTTCTGGAGTACCGTCGTCTCCGGCCTGCTGATCGCCGGGCTGGCCGGCTACAACGCCTACGAGTCGCGGGAGGCCCGCACCGTCGCGGGCGAGGGCGCCCGGGTACGCTAG
- a CDS encoding ion channel: MLERLRRGGAPRIDVAIVGAVALASIATGLAAMVTGPAIEVTAAAATIQLVTSFTGVVLGFGLLAAAWGMRRGYRLAYLVAAALVALEAVHGVVHAHPLSIPLVALSVAGFVVLVRTGRAFTRSVSLTETQIGAAVAVVAFVGYGTVGAYVLRAEFAEVDGLVDALYFTLVTASTVGFGDVHPTGDGARLFTISLVALGPATVAAAIGTVVAPALEARLSRTGRRVAGAGRDGRDARDGRVVVLGDRDPGAVAVDGLADRTSLAVVTRDEAWARDLDARGVETVVGAPTDDDALERAALASATAVVVATDGETVPYAVLAARRVVPEGYVVALAPAGRAGDLEAVGADVAIDPRGALASATAEAALGGENERG; encoded by the coding sequence ATGCTCGAACGCCTCCGTCGGGGCGGCGCGCCCCGGATCGACGTCGCGATCGTCGGCGCGGTCGCGCTGGCCTCGATCGCGACGGGGCTGGCCGCGATGGTGACCGGGCCGGCGATCGAGGTGACGGCCGCGGCGGCGACCATCCAGCTGGTGACGTCGTTCACCGGCGTCGTCCTCGGCTTCGGCCTGCTCGCGGCGGCGTGGGGGATGCGCCGGGGGTACCGCCTCGCGTACCTCGTCGCGGCGGCGCTGGTCGCCCTCGAAGCGGTCCACGGCGTCGTCCACGCCCACCCACTCTCGATCCCGCTCGTCGCCCTCTCGGTCGCCGGGTTCGTCGTCCTCGTCCGGACCGGCCGGGCGTTCACGCGGTCGGTCTCGCTCACCGAGACCCAGATCGGCGCCGCCGTCGCTGTCGTCGCCTTCGTCGGCTACGGCACCGTCGGCGCCTACGTCCTCCGGGCCGAGTTCGCCGAGGTCGACGGCCTCGTCGACGCGCTGTACTTCACGCTCGTCACCGCGAGCACCGTCGGCTTCGGCGACGTCCACCCGACCGGCGACGGCGCCCGTCTCTTTACGATCTCGCTCGTCGCCCTCGGGCCGGCGACCGTCGCCGCCGCGATCGGCACGGTCGTCGCGCCCGCCCTCGAAGCCCGCCTCTCGCGGACCGGCAGGCGCGTCGCCGGCGCCGGGCGCGACGGCCGGGACGCGCGGGACGGGCGCGTCGTCGTCCTCGGCGACCGCGACCCCGGGGCCGTCGCCGTCGACGGCCTCGCGGACCGAACCTCGCTCGCGGTCGTGACGCGCGACGAGGCGTGGGCCCGCGACCTCGACGCCCGCGGCGTCGAGACCGTCGTCGGGGCGCCGACCGACGACGACGCGCTCGAACGGGCCGCCCTCGCGTCTGCGACGGCGGTCGTCGTCGCGACCGACGGGGAGACGGTGCCGTACGCGGTGCTGGCGGCGCGACGGGTCGTCCCGGAGGGCTACGTCGTCGCGCTCGCGCCGGCGGGACGGGCCGGGGATCTGGAGGCCGTCGGCGCGGACGTCGCGATCGACCCGCGAGGGGCGCTCGCGAGCGCGACCGCCGAGGCGGCCCTCGGCGGCGAGAACGAACGGGGGTGA
- a CDS encoding M20/M25/M40 family metallo-hydrolase: protein MDDSTRAFLTDLLETPSPAGFEAAGQRRWTEYVAAFADEVRTDAYGNAVAVREGDPDAPAVALAGHADEIGLIVRSIDDDGFVRPGGIGGIDPTVARGQRVTIHADDGPVEGVVGRTAIHLREGDDDAPEVADLWIDVGAADGEDARERVAVGDPITFSGGVSWLTETRLAGRGLDNRVGTWAAAEGLRRAAERDASATVYAVSTVQEEVGRQGAKMVGFDLDPDAVVAVDVGHALDYPTAPRGKASDVELGAGPAVGRGSTNHPVVCRAVREAAADAGIEVQVEALGTGTGTDADAFFTAAGAIPSQVISVPTRYMHTPVEVIDVGDLEATAELLAAFAAVADEHEPFAVDV from the coding sequence ATGGACGATTCGACGCGCGCGTTCCTGACCGACCTGCTCGAGACGCCCTCGCCGGCGGGGTTCGAGGCCGCCGGCCAGCGACGCTGGACGGAGTACGTCGCCGCGTTCGCCGACGAGGTCCGGACCGACGCCTACGGAAACGCCGTGGCGGTCCGCGAGGGGGACCCCGACGCGCCGGCGGTCGCCCTCGCCGGCCACGCCGACGAGATCGGCCTCATCGTCCGCTCGATCGACGACGACGGCTTCGTCCGGCCGGGCGGGATCGGCGGGATCGACCCGACGGTCGCCCGCGGCCAGCGCGTGACGATCCACGCCGACGACGGGCCGGTCGAGGGCGTGGTCGGCCGGACGGCGATCCACCTGCGGGAGGGCGACGACGACGCCCCCGAGGTGGCCGACCTCTGGATCGACGTCGGCGCGGCCGACGGCGAGGACGCCCGCGAGCGCGTCGCTGTCGGCGACCCGATCACGTTCTCCGGGGGCGTCTCGTGGCTCACGGAGACGCGGCTGGCGGGCCGCGGCCTCGACAACCGCGTCGGCACCTGGGCGGCCGCCGAGGGACTGCGCCGGGCCGCCGAGCGCGACGCGAGCGCGACCGTCTACGCCGTCAGCACCGTCCAGGAGGAGGTCGGCCGGCAGGGCGCGAAGATGGTCGGCTTCGACCTCGACCCCGACGCCGTCGTCGCGGTCGACGTCGGCCACGCGCTCGACTACCCGACGGCGCCGCGCGGGAAGGCGAGCGACGTCGAACTCGGCGCCGGCCCCGCCGTCGGCCGGGGTAGCACCAACCACCCCGTCGTCTGCCGGGCCGTCCGCGAGGCGGCGGCCGACGCGGGGATCGAGGTGCAGGTCGAGGCGCTCGGGACCGGGACGGGGACCGACGCGGACGCCTTCTTCACCGCCGCGGGGGCGATCCCCTCGCAGGTGATCAGCGTCCCCACCCGGTACATGCACACCCCCGTCGAGGTGATCGACGTCGGCGACCTCGAGGCGACCGCGGAGTTGCTGGCCGCGTTCGCGGCCGTCGCCGACGAGCACGAACCGTTCGCCGTGGACGTCTGA
- a CDS encoding 50S ribosomal protein L37e has product MTGAGTPSQGKKNKTTHVKCRRCGNKSYHVKKGECASCGFGKSAKRRDYAWQSKAGDN; this is encoded by the coding sequence ATGACTGGCGCAGGAACCCCGAGCCAAGGGAAGAAGAACAAGACGACGCACGTCAAGTGTCGACGCTGCGGGAACAAGTCCTACCACGTGAAGAAAGGCGAGTGTGCCTCCTGTGGCTTCGGCAAGTCGGCAAAGCGCCGCGACTACGCCTGGCAGTCGAAGGCCGGCGACAACTGA
- a CDS encoding zinc-dependent metalloprotease, which yields MNLYRSVRAVAGASGESAVDWRAAAEAAKAATDPGSLDLAPGERAAYARDVRDARREVRSVAGVAFDVPEVVEIQNRHHWMDANVETFERVMAPIEAHTGAFPGVARTINTGTMTVLLSFLGRNVLGQYDPLLLAEAPDDDHALYFVRPNILRAAEMLDVDPDRFRRWIAFHEVTHAAEFGAAPWLSDHLEARMESGIDALAEGSFDRDAFRDLDAAMTVVEGYAELLMDHAFDDEYEDLRRKLDARRKGRNPLQRLLRRLLGLGLKQRQYERGKAFFEGVAEARGLEAAAAVWERPENLPSHEELDAPGAWLRRVDP from the coding sequence GTGAATCTCTACCGTAGCGTCCGGGCCGTCGCCGGGGCCTCCGGCGAGAGCGCCGTCGACTGGCGCGCCGCCGCCGAGGCCGCCAAGGCCGCGACGGACCCCGGCTCACTCGATTTAGCGCCCGGCGAGCGCGCGGCCTACGCCCGCGACGTCCGGGACGCCCGCCGCGAGGTGCGGTCGGTCGCCGGCGTCGCCTTCGACGTCCCGGAGGTCGTCGAGATCCAGAACCGCCACCACTGGATGGACGCCAACGTCGAGACCTTCGAGCGCGTGATGGCCCCCATCGAGGCCCACACCGGCGCCTTCCCCGGCGTCGCCCGGACGATCAACACCGGGACGATGACCGTTCTCCTCTCGTTTCTCGGCCGGAACGTCCTCGGCCAGTACGACCCCCTGTTGCTCGCGGAGGCGCCCGACGACGACCACGCCCTCTACTTCGTCCGCCCGAACATCCTCCGGGCCGCCGAGATGCTCGACGTCGACCCCGACCGCTTCCGGCGCTGGATCGCCTTCCACGAGGTGACCCACGCCGCCGAGTTCGGCGCGGCCCCGTGGCTCTCGGACCACCTCGAAGCGCGCATGGAGTCGGGCATCGACGCCCTCGCGGAGGGGAGCTTCGACCGGGACGCCTTCCGCGACCTCGACGCGGCGATGACCGTCGTCGAGGGGTACGCAGAACTCCTGATGGACCACGCCTTCGACGACGAGTACGAGGACCTCCGCCGGAAACTCGACGCCCGCCGGAAGGGGCGAAACCCCCTCCAGCGGCTGCTGCGGCGGCTGCTCGGCCTCGGGCTCAAACAGCGCCAGTACGAGCGCGGCAAGGCGTTCTTCGAGGGCGTCGCCGAGGCCCGCGGCCTCGAAGCCGCCGCCGCGGTCTGGGAGCGTCCGGAGAACCTGCCGAGCCACGAGGAACTCGACGCGCCCGGGGCGTGGCTCCGGCGCGTCGACCCCTGA
- a CDS encoding DUF7344 domain-containing protein, whose amino-acid sequence MAKLDGESLGRETVHELLSDARRERLLAALLDAESESERATASATALARRVAAREREVAPDAVDDAALERVAVALVHHHLPRLDDHGIVDYDPQSHEVTPAENVDALEPFVGSLD is encoded by the coding sequence ATGGCAAAACTGGACGGAGAGTCCCTCGGGCGGGAGACGGTCCACGAGTTGCTCTCGGACGCCCGGCGCGAGCGCCTGCTCGCCGCGCTGCTGGACGCCGAGAGCGAGAGCGAGAGAGCGACCGCGAGCGCGACGGCACTCGCCCGGCGGGTCGCCGCGCGGGAACGGGAGGTGGCGCCGGACGCGGTCGACGACGCCGCGCTCGAACGGGTCGCCGTCGCGCTGGTGCACCACCACCTGCCGCGGCTTGACGACCACGGCATCGTCGACTACGATCCACAGAGCCACGAGGTCACACCCGCGGAGAACGTCGACGCCCTCGAACCGTTCGTCGGGTCGCTCGACTGA